A single region of the Lycium barbarum isolate Lr01 chromosome 2, ASM1917538v2, whole genome shotgun sequence genome encodes:
- the LOC132628210 gene encoding catalase isozyme 3, whose protein sequence is MDPYKYRPSSAANSAFMTTNSGAPVYNNNSSMTVGPRGPVLLEDYHLVEKLANFDRERIPERVVHARGASAKGFFEVTHDISHLSCADFLRAPGVQTPVIVRFSTVIHERGSPETLRDPRGFAVKFYTREGNFDLVGNNFPVFFVRDGMKFPDMVHALKPNPKSHIQENWRILDFFSHHPESLHMFSFLFDDLGIPQDYRHMEGSGVNTYMLINKAGKAHYVKFHWKPTCGVKCLLDDEAIKVGGANHSHATKDLYDSIAAGNYPEWKLFIQTIDPDHEDRFDFDPLDVTKTWPEDILPLQPVGRLVLNRNIDNFFGENEQLAFCPAIVVPGVYYSEDKLLQTRIFSYADTQRHRLGPNYLQLPVNAPKCAHHNNHHEGFMNFMHRDEEVNYFPSRLDPCRHAEQYPIPPRMLTGKREKCIIEKENNFKQPGERYRSWAPDRQERFICRWVDALSDPRVTHEIRSIWISYWSQADKSLGQKLASRLNVRPTM, encoded by the exons TATCGTCCTTCAAGTGCTGCCAATTCCGCTTTCATGACAACTAATTCCGGTGCTCCTGTATATAACAACAACTCTTCCATGACTGTTGGACCTAGAG GGCCGGTTCTTCTTGAGGATTATCATCTGGTGGAGAAGCTTGCCAATTTTGACCGTGAGCGTATCCCAGAGCGCGTTGTTCATGCCAGAGGTGCCAGTGCCAAGGGTTTTTTTGAGGTCACACATGATATTTCCCATCTTTCATGTGCTGATTTTCTTCGAGCTCCTGGGGTCCAGACACCTGTTATTGTGAGATTCTCTACTGTTATCCACGAGCGTGGAAGCCCTGAAACCCTCAGGGACCCCAGAGGTTTCGCTGTAAAATTTTACACCAGAGAG GGTAACTTTGATCTGGTTGGGAATAACTTTCCTGTCTTCTTTGTCCGCGATGGAATGAAGTTCCCTGACATGGTTCATGCACTGAAACCAAATCCAAAGTCCCACATTCAGGAGAACTGGAGGATCCTTGATTTCTTCTCTCACCATCCAGAAAGTCTTCATATGTTCAGTTTCCTGTTTGATGATCTGGGTATTCCACAAGATTACAGGCACATGGAAGGTTCCGGTGTTAATACCTATATGTTGATCAACAAAGCTGGGAAAGCACATTATGTGAAGTTCCATTGGAAGCCAACTTGTGGAGTCAAGTGCTTGTTGGACGATGAAGCTATTAAGGTAGGAGGAGCGAATCATAGTCATGCCACCAAGGATCTGTATGATTCAATTGCTGCTGGAAACTATCCAGAGTGGAAACTGTTCATTCAGACTATCGATCCTGATCATGAAGACAGATTTGACTTTGACCCCCTAGATGTAACCAAGACCTGGCCTGAGGACATCTTGCCATTACAACCAGTTGGTCGCTTGGTATTGAATAGGAACATCGATAACTTCTTTGGAGAGAATGAGCAGCTTGCTTTTTGCCCTGCCATTGTTGTCCCTGGTGTTTACTATTCCGAAGATAAGCTTCTCCAGACTAGGATATTCTCATATGCTGATACCCAGAGACATCGTCTTGGGCCAAACTATTTGCAGCTCCCAGTTAACGCGCCCAAGTGTGCTCATCACAATAATCACCATgaaggtttcatgaatttcatgcaCCGTGATGAAGAG GTCAACTATTTCCCCTCAAGGCTTGATCCTTGTCGTCATGCGGAGCAGTACCCAATTCCTCCTCGTATGTTGACAGGAAAACGTGAAAAG TGCATCATTGAGAAAGAGAACAACTTCAAGCAGCCAGGAGAGAGATACAGATCCTGGGCACCGGACAG GCAAGAAAGGTTTATCTGCAGATGGGTTGATGCTTTATCCGATCCTCGAGTCACTCATGAAATACGcagtatttggatttcatactggTCACAG GCTGACAAGTCTCTTGGTCAGAAGCTCGCGTCTCGTCTCAATGTAAGGCCTACAATGTGA